TGTGCCCCACAGCTCGGCCATCGACAAGCGGTCAGGGGAGAAGGTGGCCATCAAGAAGCTGAGCCGGCCCTTTCAGTCCGAGATCTTCGCCAAGCGCGCCTACCGGGAGTTGCTGCTGCTGAAGCACATGCAGCATGAGAACGTAGGCGGTGGCTGCCCCGGGGAATGGGGCGGGGGCTGCCCTGGGGAGTCAGGGGCAGGCGCAGGCGGGGCCTCCCGGTGTGGAGAGCTCGGGACAGTCTCCTCCCTGCTCCCCGATGGTGCCTCTCACCTCACTGTTGAAAGGAGGGGGTACTGGGACCTGCCCTGCCCACTTTCCAGGAAGGGGTCAAAGGGTATTTTGGGCAGGACACACTTTGTGAGGTACAGACTGTCTCATCCTACAGAGGAAATTGGCACAGGGGAACTTTGTAATTGGTTCCATGTCTGAGAACTTGTGGCTAGCTGGGACTAGAATCCTAGTTAGTGTTGTGTCCACGTGACCCTGATAACAACAATATACACATATTGAGCACTTCCTGTGTTCTGAGAGCTCTGCATACACTAACTTGTCTGGTCCTCATGATATATGAGTTCTATTGCCCCGTGTCACAGACAGGGAAACTAAAGCAGAGCAAGTCTCACAGGTTAGATGGTTAGTCAGTAGCAGAGCTGGGGTTTCAATCTGGGCAGCGAGGCTCAGGGTCTAAACACATGACCATCAGATTGGCTTGTCTGATAGAAGCAGCCAGGAAAACCAGGGGACCAGCTCAGGGCCTGGCAGGCAGGCTTTGCTGCAGGATACCTAGATTGGAGGGCAGACATTTCAAAgaatcatttcaaaatgttatgTACATTTTAAGCCTATCCTTCTCCAGCAAACCCCTCCCCTATTCTCCAGCCAGGGTGATCTTGCCCTTGGCTCTGAACCAGCCCTGTGGCAGGCAAGGATGGATGTGGCTGGAGACCCAAGgtcgaggcagggcatttgctgGCTGGAAAGCTCCTTCCCTGTTCCCTCCTTTTTCCCTTCCGCCCTCCCCTTATGCTTTCCTGCTGCCTGTGTGAGTTGAGAGTGGGTTTGCATTGCTTGCCCTGAACACCAGACTTGAAAGTAATGAGCACACCTCATTCTTCTCCCCACCTTCCCTTCTCCTCAGCCTGACTCTCTGTCATGATTTATTGCAAACTCCCTCCAAATCCAGGGGATTCCTCTAGGCCTCTGCCCTTTTTACTGCTTCCAAGAAGGTTGGAGACATGCCTCCTGCTGCGGGTGGTGTATTAGGAAAGGGTGGATGGCCCTGTGCATGGCCAGGGCCcaggaggaggtggaaggagaAGGTAGTATCTGTCCAGCCCTCACAGGTGACTTTTTCCCCAGGTCATTGGGCTCCTGGATGTCttcaccccagcctcctccctgcgCAACTTCCATGACTTGTGAGTCAGGCTGCACTGGGTTCTGGGGCATTTGCAGGCCTTACATGCTGCTGGGGAGCAAGGTGGGGAGGGTCCAGGGTTTCTGTTCTGGGTGTGGCGGGGAGAAACTCCTTCCCTGGCAGTCCTGTGCCTTTGCCTGTCAAGGGTGATTCtctctggaaagatgcttttggccaaaggcaggcaggaagaggcaggaaggactCGGGGGGGTGCTTGCCTGGCAGGGGGAGGTCTGCACAGCTGCTTTGCTTTTTACCCAGCTTTAACACCATGAAGACACATCTGCCAGTCCTCACAGGGTTAGCACCAACTCACCTTTCCTGGGGACACAGATGTGAGTCTGGACCTTGGAACTCTTTCTAGCACAAAGCAAGGATGAAGAAGCCTTGGCTGCCTCTGGCTGATGGGGGTGTTTCACAGAATGGCAGAGAACCCGAACATTTAGTTGCAAAATGTATAGCTTTGCCCATGCAGTGTCTGAATGAGACTGGACTATGTGGACAAGATGGAGAAGTCAGTGTGGTGTGTAGAGGCCAGCAGCTGGCTTGGCCAAGCTGAATCTGGATTGATCCTACAGGCAGCCTCAAGACCTGGGGATCTGAGCAGGGAGGTGATATGTTCAGATGGGATTTGGGGGATGCACTCTGGCAGCACCAAGAAAGGAGTAGGAAGCAGCTCTGGGGCAGAGGGGAGAGCCTGAAGGTCAGTGTTAGTGATCTAAAATAGAGGTGATGGGATGCCAAGAGCAGACTTGAGGCCGCATTTGGGAGGCAGGGCCAACACAATGTTCCGTccgttggggtgcagtggctaagTGAGGTGGCTGGCGGGGGGAGACGTGCAGGTTCTGCTTGGAATACAAGGTGGAGGAAGAGCAGATCTTGGGGGAAAGATAATGAACTCCATTTTGGACACTTTACTTTTAAAGAGACTGTGAATATTCCAATGTTTAATCACAGTTGCAAATAAATATGAACCTCAGCAGAGGAAAGTCTGGGCTAGGGATGTGGATTTGTGCTGGAATAATCACCGATGGATTATAGCTGACACCTGGGAACAGATAGTTATAGAATGCCGTAAGATAGTATTGATTCAGATATCAACATGAAAGAGAAGATCCGAGAGGATAAGCAGATGGAAGAAGCTGAGAGGGCCTGATCGGAGGCAGAGGAGAGTCAGCAAAGAATTGAGagggagtttctttctttttttttttttttgagacggagtctagggCTCTGTTGCcctagtgcaatggcatggtgcagtggcgtgatctcggctcactgcaagctctgcctctcaggttcatgccattctcctgcctcagcctcccgagtagctgggactatgagtagctgggactacaggcgcctgccaccacgcccggctaattttttgtatttttagtagagatggggtttcaccgtgttagccaggatggtcttgatctcctgacctcgtgatcctcctgcctcggcctcccaaagtgctgggatcacaggcgtgaggcaccgcgcccggccaggagtttcagacttgGTGAAAAGTTAGGTCAGAAGAAAAGGGAGTCATGGTGTGTTTGTCGGGTGTTCACTGGTGATCTTGAGCTGAGCAGTCTGGCAGTAGGAGGGAAGCAGAAACCAGGTTATCTCAAGACTGGGAGTTAAGGCAGTGGAATCCAGGAATGTGGACCGCCCTTTCTAGAAGTTtcgtggtgagagagggagaaggggtggTCAGTTGAAGGCGCAAAATCAAGGGAATGTGGTTCTAGCACAGAGAGGCTTCAGGAAGATTGTCGCCAAGATGAAAAAACCAGTGCCCGAGTGGAGGGGAAAGACAGGAGGGGACTGGGCATGGAGAGGGCCCCAAGGGAGGTGTGTGGTCAGGCAGGAGAGGGCTGCCAAAATCCAGAGTCTCCTGGAGATGCCTCCAGCATGtcctttcaaatatatatatatatattataatttttaaggtaatatttatttaaaaattttttaaaattatattctagaGATagggctgtgttgcccagactggagtgcagtagcacaaacaCAGTTCAACCCGtaggcccaagccatcctcccgcctcagacccccaagtaggtgggactacagatgcatgccaccatgtccagctttttgttttgtttttaaatttttatagagatggtgtctcactatgttactcatcctgatctcgaaatcctgacctcaagtgatcctcccacctcagcctcttgagtagctgagactaaaggtgcatgccaccacacctggctttttttttttttttttttttcctgaaagatggagtccaggccaggtgcggtggctcacgcctgtaatcccagcactttgggaagccaaggcaggcagatcacctgaggtcaggagtttgagaccagcctggccaacatgacaaaacctcgtctctactaagaatacaaaaattagctgggcattctggcgcgcacctgtagttgtagctactcagggaggctgaggcaggagaatcgcttgaacctgggaggcggaggttgcagtgagccaagattgcaccactgcactctagcctgggcgacagagcaagactccaacagaaagaaagagagagggggggagcgagggagggagggagaaggaaggaaggaaggaaggaaggaaggaaggaaggaaggaaggaaggtaggtaggtaggaaggtaggaaggtaggaaggaaggaagggaaagaaagaaaagatgggaaggaaggaaggaaggaaggaaggaaggaaggaaggaagggaggaagggaggaagggaggaagggaggaagggaggaagggaggaagggaggaagggaggaagggagggaggaagggaggaagggaggaagggagggaaagaaagaaaagatggggtccctatgttgctcaggctggtctcaaactcttcgcCTCAAGCGATTGtccagcctccgtctcccaaagcactgggattggaGGTATGAGCTATGCCCCCTGgcctattttataatttattattttttgtctttgtccTGGACTTTGCTGTTGCTACAACAGTTACATTTTGCTGGCCTGATCCTGTTGTGCAATTCCCTAAGAGGCTGCAGTAGCCTCCCCATGTCCCCCTTCCACCCTCCTGGAAACTGTTGTATTGTTTCCTTCTTGGAAAGGTGGACATATTATTTGTTTGTGGAGCCATCCCAGCTGGGCATGACCCTCTGAGGGATAAAATATTTGGACAGAAGCCAAAGGAAATACTGGCAGATGTTTCTAACTCCTAGCTGTGGCTTTCCCTGGGGTGTGGAGGAGGGCAAGGAGAGAGTACCTTTGAAGAGCGGGAACACAGTTTCATGTGGCTTTCCTGAGCACGCTCCGACTGCAGCGCTTACTCTGAGCTCTGCCAGTTGGGCGGCCTGCCACAGGAAGGCTGGGAGCCAGGAGCCCAGAGGCCTGTGTGGTGATCTGGCTGGCTGAGGTGGGGTTGGTTTTTGCACACTGGAGGGTATCTCTATGACCCCTGTTCTGCCCTGAGGCCCCTCCTCTGAGCACAGACCTGGGGCTGGGTGGGACCCAGCACTGTCCCAAGAAGCCCTCATGCCTTCCAGCTACCTGGTGATGCCCTTCATGCAGACGGATCTGCAGAAGATCATGGGGATGGAGTTCAGTGAGGAGAAGATCCAGTACCTGGTGTATCAGATGCTCAAAGGCCTTAAGGTGGGTGGGGAGTTGGAGGGTGGCAGAAGGGATGCCTTGCTTTCGAGACCTGAGGTTTGGGGGAGGCTGGAGGGACCACACTGTTACAGGTCGGAGGAAGTTTCTGAGCCAGCCTGAAGTGCCTGGTGTGGAAACTGGGCCATGGActcacccttctctctctcccacacaGTACATCCACTCGGCTGGGGTCGTGCACAGGGTGAGTGCTTTCTCTGCCATGGTCCTCAGAGGCCCCTGTCCCATCCCTGGGTGTGGGGTTCTTTGGTAATCAAGGAGTGGGAAAGGTGGAGGGAGAGGACACTTCCCAGAAGCCCAGAATGTGGAGTTTTCAGACCCAGCCACGGCCCAGGAAGGCCTGCTCCAAAGAGTCGCTGTGTCCCGGGGGACTTCATGGGGAATTGCTGCGGACAAAGTGAGCCCTGAGCTGAGTGTTTCAGGCTCCAAGAATCAGGAACATTTTAGAGCTGGATGGGCCCCGAGAGAACACCTAGTCCAAccctcattttacacatgaggaaactgaggcccagaagggGAAGGGGCCTGGCTGAGGTCACATCCCTGGGTAGTGGTGGAGCTAGGACAAGCTCCATCTCTGCCTCAGCCTAGCATGCACTCCCTGTCCTCTCCCCAGGACCTGAAGCCAGGCAACCTAGCTGTGAACGAGGACTGTGAACTGAAGGTGAGTGGGCTGCAGGCTCAGCCCAGAGGCGGGATGGGCCCTCCCCCAGGGAAGCCCCTGGAAGCCGCTCCCAGAGCCTCTTCCTCTCAGCAAGTTCGTTTTCCATTTATCCCGAGCCATAGATCCTGGATTTTGGGCTGGCGCGGCATGCAGATGCCGAGATGACTGGCTACGTGGTGACCCGCTGGTACCGGGCCCCCGAGGTGATCCTCAGCTGGATGCACTACAACCAGACAGGTCAGTGGTCAGCGCCTGAGAGGGCAGTCCTGGGGCCATCTGGTCACTCGGTGCTGATTGACTGCCGACCCCAGTCAGACAGTCCAGGTGACACTCGCCCTCCTCTGCAGTGGACATCTGGTCTGTGGGCTGCATCATGGCAGAGATGCTGACAGGGAAAACTCTGTTCAAGGGGAaagattgtatcctttgctggaAAAGCCAAATTCCATCTAGGGATTCCTTCCTTCAACAGACACTTTAAacaactgtcttttttttcttaatgtgagAGTGATGTATACTCCctgtaaaataatttgtaaatgcagataaggctggatgcggtggttcacgcctgtaatcccagcactttgggaggccaaggtgggaggatcatttgagcccaggagtttgagaccagaggtGGCAAtagggtgagaccccatctctaaaaaatttttttaaat
This genomic window from Chlorocebus sabaeus isolate Y175 chromosome 17, mChlSab1.0.hap1, whole genome shotgun sequence contains:
- the MAPK13 gene encoding mitogen-activated protein kinase 13 isoform X2 encodes the protein MSLIRKKGFYKQDVNKTAWELPKTYVSPTHVGSGAYGAVCSAIDKRSGEKVAIKKLSRPFQSEIFAKRAYRELLLLKHMQHENVIGLLDVFTPASSLRNFHDFYLVMPFMQTDLQKIMGMEFSEEKIQYLVYQMLKGLKYIHSAGVVHRDLKPGNLAVNEDCELKILDFGLARHADAEMTGYVVTRWYRAPEVILSWMHYNQTVDIWSVGCIMAEMLTGKTLFKGKDYLDQLTQILKVTGVPGTEFVQKLNDKAAKSYIQSLPQTPKKDFTQLFPRASPQAVDLLEKMLELDVDKRLTAAQALTHPFFEPFRDPEEETEAQQPFDDSLEHEKLTVDEWKRASFSLS
- the MAPK13 gene encoding mitogen-activated protein kinase 13 isoform X1, with protein sequence MSLIRKKGFYKQDVNKTAWELPKTYVSPTHVGSGAYGAVCSAIDKRSGEKVAIKKLSRPFQSEIFAKRAYRELLLLKHMQHENVIGLLDVFTPASSLRNFHDFYLVMPFMQTDLQKIMGMEFSEEKIQYLVYQMLKGLKYIHSAGVVHRDLKPGNLAVNEDCELKILDFGLARHADAEMTGYVVTRWYRAPEVILSWMHYNQTVDIWSVGCIMAEMLTGKTLFKGKDYLDQLTQILKVTGVPGTEFVQKLNDKAAKSYIQSLPQTPKKDFTQLFPRASPQAVDLLEKMLELDVDKRLTAAQALTHPFFEPFRDPEEETEAQQPFDDSLEHEKLTVDEWKQHIYKEIVNFSPIARKDSRRRSGMKL